The Deltaproteobacteria bacterium genome segment GCAAGTCCAGCAGAATTTCTCCTTCTTGTACCCGAGCGATCACTGGCGGGTCGCTTTTTCTCAATCTTTCCTCCATACTCGCCACGGATGTTTTCAAGGGGCGCAGGGCGATGACCCGAGTAGGTAGCCCCTGCAAGGGAAGGGCTCCTCCTCCTACGGGAGAAATTTCTTCTCTTATCTTCACCTGACAGAAGGAAGCAAGGTCTCTGGTCAATTGGCGCTGGAGGCGCTTGACCCGGCGTTCCAGCTTTTCTACCGGGCAGGTAATCATGTTGAGCACCGGAATTCTTTCAACGGCCTGAGCCTGGTTCCAATATACCCGGAGAGTGGCTTCAAGGCCGGCCAGAGTGAGTTTATCGATCCTTAACGCCCGGCTTAAAGGATTCTTTTTTATGAGATCGAGGTATTTCTTTTGCCCCAGAATAATACCCGCTTGCGGTCCACCCAACAATTTATCGCCGCTGAAGGTGATCACATCCACCCCTGCCTCTAATGCCTCTTGGACCGTAGGCTCCTTGGCTATCCCGTATGGAGACAGATCCACGAAGCACCCGCTTCCCAGATCTTCCAGCACAGGCAACCCTTTTGCCTGGCCCAAAGCAACTAAATCCTTTAAAGAAACTTCGGCTGTAAAACCCAGGATCCGGAAGTTGCTGGTATGCACCTTGAGTAATAAAGCTGTCCTTTCGTTGATGGCCCGTTCATAATCCTCAAGGTGGGTGCGGTTGGTGGTTCCTACTTCTACCAGGTGAGCTCCGCTTTTTTTCATTACATCCGGAATGCGGAAGGAACCTCCAATCTCCACCAGCTGGCCCCGGGAAACAATAACTTCTTTCCCTTCGGCCAGGCTGTTCAGAGCTAAAAAAACAGCGCCGGCGTTATTATTAACCACCAGGGCGGATTTTGCACCCGTAATCTGGCGGAGGATTTTTTCCACGTGTTCATACCGTGAACCGCGCTCGCCCGAGGTCAGGTCGAATTCCAGGTTGGAGTACCCGCCGGCAATTTCCCCGATGTACTGTAGGACTTCCGGAGCAAGCGGAGCCCTACCGAGGTTGGTATGCAGAACCACACCCGTGGCATTGATCACGCGCCGCAGGGAAGGACGGGCGGTCTTCGTTACTTCCTCCTCCACGGCAGCGAGCAATTCCTCCAAGGCAATCCCTACGGAGGCGGCCTCTTGCAGGTTGGCGCTGTTTAAAATGGCTTGGCGCTTCTGCTCCATAATTCTACGGATGGACCCGACAACCAATTCCTTGGAAAAAATTTTTAAATGAGATTGAATTTGGGAATGGCGGAGAAGTTCATCGACCGCGGGAAGGGCTCTTAGGTAGGGTTGTTTATCTTCAGGCTCCATACCTCTTTTTTCACCATGCGGCCATCAGGACCGGAACAATTTCCTGAGGGTCGGTAACTTTACGGATGTTGGAACGCATGGCCATATCAGCAACCGCTAATTTGGCTACTTCTTCCAGACTCTCTTCTCCCGGAAGACCCTGGCTCCCCGGCCGACCACCTGGAGAGAGGAGTCTGGAATGGCTTCGGGGAATAGCGCGGCACATCGTCCTCCCAGAGTGGGGAAGAGGGAATTCACCATGGCGCTGTCTTTCAGGGTCACATCGGTAACTACCAGGGCTTTGCGAATCCCCAGACCGTCCATTTCTTTAACCGTTTCCTTAAGGACTCCTTCACCGAAGACGATCTTGGTGGGAATGTGAAAGTTGAAAATGAAACGGTCTTTGTAGCTCATGGTTATTCTTCCCTATTGGGTTCCAGAATCTCCACCAGTTCGATAAGATCCTTATTGATCGTTAAGAAAGATTTGGGGGAGGCGAAATCTTTTGATTCCACATCCGTGAT includes the following:
- the selA gene encoding L-seryl-tRNA(Sec) selenium transferase; the protein is MEPEDKQPYLRALPAVDELLRHSQIQSHLKIFSKELVVGSIRRIMEQKRQAILNSANLQEAASVGIALEELLAAVEEEVTKTARPSLRRVINATGVVLHTNLGRAPLAPEVLQYIGEIAGGYSNLEFDLTSGERGSRYEHVEKILRQITGAKSALVVNNNAGAVFLALNSLAEGKEVIVSRGQLVEIGGSFRIPDVMKKSGAHLVEVGTTNRTHLEDYERAINERTALLLKVHTSNFRILGFTAEVSLKDLVALGQAKGLPVLEDLGSGCFVDLSPYGIAKEPTVQEALEAGVDVITFSGDKLLGGPQAGIILGQKKYLDLIKKNPLSRALRIDKLTLAGLEATLRVYWNQAQAVERIPVLNMITCPVEKLERRVKRLQRQLTRDLASFCQVKIREEISPVGGGALPLQGLPTRVIALRPLKTSVASMEERLRKSDPPVIARVQEGEILLDLRTVAESEEKELLENLRQALQ
- a CDS encoding iron-containing alcohol dehydrogenase encodes the protein MSYKDRFIFNFHIPTKIVFGEGVLKETVKEMDGLGIRKALVVTDVTLKDSAMVNSLFPTLGGRCAALFPEAIPDSSLQVVGRGARVFREKRVWKK